In one Sphingobacterium daejeonense genomic region, the following are encoded:
- a CDS encoding GtrA family protein, with product MSDKLRVFLRAQLSAFVGGISDFGIYTFCYKVLGFTAPFSNVVSGSLGAIVNFTINRYWSFGNTEKSLGSQLWKFIVVVLGSITLKTLGIFVFVNLWQWHFLLSKAIVEIVVSLGFNYTMQRFWVFKK from the coding sequence ATGTCAGATAAACTTAGGGTATTTCTTCGAGCTCAGTTATCCGCTTTTGTTGGCGGGATATCGGACTTCGGTATTTATACTTTTTGTTATAAGGTTCTGGGATTCACGGCTCCATTTTCGAACGTGGTCAGCGGGAGCCTGGGGGCTATCGTTAACTTTACAATCAATCGGTACTGGTCATTTGGGAATACAGAAAAATCCTTGGGCAGTCAGCTCTGGAAGTTTATTGTTGTAGTTCTTGGTAGTATCACATTGAAGACTTTGGGGATTTTTGTTTTTGTGAATTTATGGCAGTGGCATTTCTTGTTGTCAAAGGCTATTGTTGAAATCGTCGTTTCACTGGGATTCAATTATACCATGCAGAGATTTTGGGTTTTTAAGAAATAG
- a CDS encoding CDP-alcohol phosphatidyltransferase family protein, with protein MSEQQINKKLFQDRKRTNILSIPEQRLISYLVPKIPEWISSDGLTAIGLFGSFMILGSFLLAEYVNINYLLLGIVGFFVQWFGDSLDGRIAFYRNKSRKWYGFALDIVMDWVSTVFIGLGYVFYAVGDFKYLGFTLVALYGWAMIISQLRYRITDQYTIDAGLLGPTEIRVIISLVLVLEVLVPGSINYSVLGICIILFFINIGDTKKLLDLGDAKDKEEKANKLKQAEVND; from the coding sequence ATGAGTGAACAACAAATCAATAAAAAGCTTTTTCAAGATAGAAAGCGTACGAATATTTTAAGTATTCCAGAACAAAGACTGATCAGTTATCTGGTTCCGAAAATCCCGGAGTGGATCTCCTCAGATGGATTGACGGCCATTGGTCTGTTTGGGTCTTTTATGATCTTGGGCAGCTTTCTACTCGCAGAATATGTCAACATCAACTATCTTCTTTTGGGGATTGTTGGATTTTTTGTTCAGTGGTTTGGAGACTCATTGGACGGAAGGATTGCCTTCTACCGAAATAAATCAAGAAAATGGTATGGCTTTGCCCTAGATATCGTTATGGACTGGGTTTCAACGGTGTTCATCGGACTGGGGTATGTCTTTTATGCTGTCGGCGATTTTAAATATCTTGGTTTTACCTTGGTAGCACTATATGGTTGGGCGATGATAATCTCTCAGCTGAGATACAGGATCACAGATCAATATACGATCGATGCGGGTCTGTTGGGCCCTACTGAAATTAGGGTGATCATCAGCTTGGTCTTGGTTCTTGAGGTTCTAGTGCCAGGTTCCATCAACTATTCAGTGTTGGGAATCTGTATCATCCTGTTCTTTATCAACATTGGGGACACGAAAAAACTTTTGGACCTTGGTGATGCCAAGGATAAAGAAGAAAAAGCGAACAAACTTAAACAAGCAGAAGTAAACGATTAA
- a CDS encoding NAD-dependent epimerase/dehydratase family protein, which produces MLRSENPATSGILSPSLINSYSQTLGNPQELKSLFNKEQYSYIIHAAAMTKAKDENVMRLVNVGYTDSILDAATAAEMPLERISYVSSLAAIGPIPYGSEKLITENTPYNPLTVYGKSKEASELMIQQKFTDAPVSIFRPTAVYGPREKDIFILFDTMKKGFDPYIGRNPQKLSFIYVKDLVDVLLKGVIVKQDGLQIYNISDGEVYSRYAMAEIFKEVFQKRMFRMHVPLGLVRSVAEISQRLYRNSSKTPVIYPERLRELTAENWGCDITHAMNNLDFKPQYNLQTGLKREFNLVQRK; this is translated from the coding sequence ATGCTGCGGTCAGAAAATCCAGCAACATCAGGGATATTGAGCCCTTCGTTGATCAATTCGTATTCCCAGACCCTGGGAAACCCACAAGAATTAAAATCCCTTTTCAATAAAGAACAGTACAGCTATATCATCCATGCTGCGGCAATGACAAAAGCAAAGGATGAAAACGTTATGCGACTGGTCAATGTCGGCTATACCGATAGTATCTTGGATGCTGCAACTGCTGCTGAGATGCCTTTGGAGCGGATCAGCTATGTCAGTAGTCTGGCAGCAATTGGCCCCATACCTTATGGCAGCGAAAAACTGATTACTGAAAACACCCCCTATAATCCTTTAACAGTATACGGAAAAAGCAAGGAAGCCTCTGAATTGATGATCCAACAGAAATTCACGGATGCCCCTGTTTCCATTTTTAGGCCTACTGCTGTTTATGGCCCCCGTGAAAAAGATATTTTCATTCTTTTTGACACCATGAAAAAAGGTTTTGATCCTTATATCGGCAGAAATCCGCAGAAATTGAGCTTTATCTATGTGAAAGATCTGGTCGATGTGCTATTGAAGGGTGTTATAGTGAAGCAGGATGGTCTCCAGATTTATAATATTAGCGATGGTGAAGTTTACTCTCGCTATGCTATGGCTGAGATATTTAAGGAAGTATTCCAAAAAAGAATGTTTCGCATGCATGTGCCATTGGGACTTGTGCGGAGCGTGGCAGAAATTTCCCAAAGACTGTATCGCAATTCTTCAAAAACGCCAGTGATCTATCCCGAGCGTTTACGAGAACTGACGGCAGAAAACTGGGGCTGTGATATTACCCATGCGATGAATAATCTTGATTTTAAGCCTCAATATAACCTTCAGACGGGCCTTAAAAGAGAGTTTAATTTGGTACAAAGAAAATAA
- a CDS encoding aminotransferase class I/II-fold pyridoxal phosphate-dependent enzyme — translation MTISYLTKRDHASIIDGSRLSFSKVIKYAHNNIDDLRDKMSRLPEESFKLIATDGIFSMEGDIVKLPELVQVANEYDAAILCDDAHSLGVIGEKGAGTASHFGLTDQVDLIMGTFSKSFASLGGFVAADSDTIEYLKHRARSLMFSASMTPASVASTLKALEIIQTEPEHIERLWANTNYAKKLLLENGFDLGATESPILPVFVRNNEKTYIVTKMLQDDGVFVNPVVAPAVPAEESLIRFSLMATHTFDQIDEAVEKMTKVFKTLEVESFSE, via the coding sequence ATGACTATATCCTACTTGACGAAACGTGACCATGCTTCGATTATCGACGGCTCTCGTCTTTCATTCTCTAAAGTAATCAAATACGCACATAATAACATTGATGATTTAAGAGACAAAATGTCTCGTTTACCTGAAGAGAGCTTCAAATTGATTGCTACCGATGGCATTTTCTCTATGGAAGGTGATATCGTTAAACTACCTGAGCTTGTTCAAGTAGCAAACGAATATGATGCTGCCATATTATGTGATGATGCACATAGTTTGGGTGTAATCGGTGAAAAAGGTGCCGGTACAGCAAGCCACTTTGGTTTGACTGATCAAGTAGACCTGATCATGGGTACATTCAGTAAATCATTCGCTTCTTTGGGAGGTTTTGTGGCTGCAGATAGCGATACAATCGAATACCTTAAACATAGAGCAAGATCGTTGATGTTCAGCGCCAGTATGACTCCTGCTTCTGTAGCTTCTACATTGAAAGCATTAGAGATCATTCAAACTGAGCCTGAACATATCGAAAGATTATGGGCAAACACAAATTATGCTAAGAAATTGTTGTTAGAAAACGGTTTTGACCTAGGTGCTACTGAAAGTCCTATCTTACCAGTCTTCGTAAGAAACAACGAAAAAACATATATTGTTACCAAAATGCTACAGGACGACGGAGTTTTCGTGAACCCAGTAGTTGCGCCTGCAGTACCAGCTGAGGAATCCTTGATCCGTTTCTCTCTTATGGCTACACATACGTTCGACCAGATCGATGAAGCTGTTGAGAAAATGACTAAGGTTTTCAAAACGTTGGAGGTAGAAAGTTTTAGCGAATAA
- a CDS encoding aminotransferase class I/II-fold pyridoxal phosphate-dependent enzyme — MSKGKLNERTARFLNGELGDIKSKNLYAYFRPIQSKQDTEVKIDGRRVLMFGSNSYLGLTTDPRIIKASQDALEKYGTGCAGSRFLNGTLDIHVELEEKLADYVGQGSCNSFQHRFSI; from the coding sequence ATGAGCAAGGGAAAATTAAACGAAAGAACCGCGCGTTTTTTAAATGGCGAGTTGGGCGATATCAAGTCAAAAAACTTATATGCTTATTTTAGACCTATCCAATCCAAACAAGATACAGAGGTTAAAATTGATGGGCGCAGGGTTTTGATGTTTGGTTCAAATTCCTATTTAGGGTTAACTACTGACCCACGTATTATCAAAGCTTCTCAAGATGCATTGGAAAAGTATGGTACTGGATGCGCAGGATCTCGTTTTTTAAATGGAACCTTGGATATTCACGTTGAATTGGAAGAAAAACTTGCTGATTATGTAGGCCAAGGAAGCTGCAATTCTTTTCAGCACAGGTTTTCAATCTAA
- the smpB gene encoding SsrA-binding protein SmpB — protein sequence MAISSTVNIKNKRASFEYHLLDTYVAGLALLGTEIKSIREGKANINDSFCAFFEDGLYIRNMHIAEYSFGSFYNHESKRDRKLLLTKKELKKLREKGEEKGFTIVPLRIFINERGFAKVEIALAQGKKDFDKRETIKERESKRELDRAMKR from the coding sequence ATGGCAATTTCATCAACGGTTAACATCAAAAACAAGCGCGCATCCTTTGAGTATCACCTACTTGACACCTATGTTGCCGGTTTGGCTTTATTGGGTACCGAGATAAAATCCATCCGTGAAGGCAAGGCAAATATCAACGATAGTTTCTGTGCATTTTTTGAAGATGGGCTCTATATCAGAAATATGCACATCGCAGAATACTCTTTCGGTTCGTTCTATAATCATGAATCTAAAAGGGACAGAAAGCTTTTGTTGACGAAAAAAGAACTGAAAAAACTACGTGAAAAAGGGGAAGAAAAAGGGTTTACAATCGTCCCATTGAGGATTTTCATCAATGAAAGAGGATTTGCCAAAGTGGAGATCGCCTTGGCTCAGGGTAAAAAAGACTTTGATAAGCGTGAAACCATCAAAGAACGTGAAAGCAAAAGAGAGCTTGACCGCGCTATGAAACGCTAA
- a CDS encoding helix-turn-helix domain-containing protein, which translates to MSKASLFRLFKDEYGITPMELVIQERLRKAKEMLSANMTIKEVCYACGFSDVNYFIRIFKSREQITPGNYQRKSDISVS; encoded by the coding sequence ATGAGTAAAGCGAGCCTTTTCAGGTTGTTCAAGGATGAATATGGCATTACACCGATGGAGTTGGTGATTCAAGAGCGTCTTCGAAAAGCTAAGGAAATGCTGAGTGCAAATATGACTATCAAAGAAGTTTGTTATGCCTGTGGCTTCAGCGATGTCAATTATTTTATCAGAATATTCAAATCAAGAGAACAGATTACTCCTGGAAATTATCAGCGGAAGAGTGATATTAGCGTTTCATAG
- a CDS encoding AraC family transcriptional regulator N-terminal domain-containing protein, with protein sequence MVIINMLKGKKIMHLEDIPAFDYLPGETLVLPAHRKMQIDFPEAQIQDPTQCTALLISADKIEETIQYLNKTYPRIENKLSWDFSWNKFHLVNTDELATLTSKLFTNMISSDPYKDVLADLLFKELLIRIIQQQQLGELMEPTAQVNESISHLKKYIRNIYLKN encoded by the coding sequence ATGGTTATTATCAATATGCTCAAGGGGAAAAAAATAATGCATTTGGAAGATATCCCAGCATTTGATTATTTACCCGGTGAAACTTTGGTCCTTCCTGCACATAGAAAAATGCAAATCGACTTTCCTGAAGCTCAGATCCAGGATCCCACGCAATGTACAGCTTTGTTGATCTCTGCAGACAAGATTGAAGAAACAATTCAATATTTGAACAAGACTTACCCAAGAATAGAAAATAAATTATCATGGGATTTCTCATGGAATAAATTCCATTTGGTAAATACGGATGAGTTGGCTACCCTAACCAGCAAGTTGTTTACGAATATGATCAGCAGTGATCCATATAAAGACGTGCTAGCTGATTTGCTTTTTAAAGAATTGCTGATCAGAATTATCCAACAGCAGCAATTGGGCGAATTAATGGAACCAACGGCACAGGTTAATGAGTCGATTTCTCATTTGAAAAAATATATTCGGAACATTTATCTGAAAAACTAA
- a CDS encoding aldehyde dehydrogenase family protein: MSEIKRPTFKERYDNYINGTFVPPTQGKYFDNISPIDGQPFTQVAHSTKEDIDKAVEAAAKAFETWSKTSATERSNILFKIADRIEQHLEEIAAVETIDNGKAVRETLNADIPLAIDHFRYFGGVIRAEEGSLSELDSTTVSLIVNEPIGVVAQIIPWNFPILMAVWKLAPALAAGCTVVLKPAESTPTSIMVLMEIIGDLLPPGVVNVINGFGSELGRQLVTHPKVAKAAFTGSTATGRMVMQYATENIIPVTLELGGKSPNIFFESVMAEDDSFLDKAIEGAVLFALNQGEICTMSIPIVDSRVDL; the protein is encoded by the coding sequence ATGAGCGAAATTAAAAGACCGACGTTTAAAGAGCGTTATGATAATTACATTAATGGAACTTTTGTTCCGCCAACTCAAGGTAAATATTTTGACAACATCTCACCTATTGATGGACAGCCATTCACACAAGTTGCGCATTCGACCAAAGAGGACATTGACAAGGCTGTAGAAGCTGCAGCTAAAGCATTTGAAACATGGAGCAAAACTTCAGCTACCGAACGCAGTAATATATTATTCAAGATAGCAGACAGAATAGAGCAACATTTGGAGGAAATTGCTGCTGTAGAAACCATCGACAATGGTAAAGCAGTCCGCGAAACTTTAAATGCTGATATTCCTTTGGCCATCGACCATTTCCGTTATTTTGGAGGGGTAATCAGAGCTGAGGAAGGATCTTTATCAGAACTTGATAGCACGACTGTTTCCTTAATAGTAAACGAACCAATTGGAGTTGTTGCACAGATCATCCCTTGGAATTTCCCTATTCTTATGGCTGTTTGGAAATTGGCCCCTGCATTAGCAGCTGGATGTACAGTTGTGTTAAAGCCAGCTGAAAGTACACCGACATCCATTATGGTGTTGATGGAAATCATCGGAGACTTGCTTCCTCCAGGAGTGGTAAATGTAATCAATGGATTTGGTTCAGAATTGGGTCGCCAATTGGTTACTCATCCTAAAGTAGCGAAAGCAGCATTTACTGGTTCAACTGCAACTGGGCGTATGGTGATGCAATATGCTACAGAAAACATTATACCGGTTACCTTAGAATTGGGTGGTAAATCTCCTAATATTTTCTTTGAATCTGTGATGGCTGAGGATGATTCATTCCTAGATAAAGCGATTGAAGGAGCTGTATTATTTGCTTTGAACCAAGGTGAGATCTGTACAATGTCCATCCCGATTGTTGATTCAAGAGTCGATCTATGA
- a CDS encoding aldehyde dehydrogenase family protein yields the protein MGGDINDGYYIKPTLFKGNNKMRIFQEEIFGPVLAVTTFKDVNEAIEIANDTNYGLGAGVWTRDAHELYMVPRAIQAGRVWVNQYHSYPAGAPFGGYKQSGIGRENHKMMLAYYRQAKNMLISYSKEKLGFF from the coding sequence TTGGGTGGCGATATCAATGATGGATATTACATCAAACCTACCCTTTTCAAGGGCAATAATAAAATGCGCATCTTCCAAGAGGAGATATTCGGACCTGTATTGGCCGTTACAACCTTTAAGGATGTCAATGAAGCAATTGAGATTGCCAATGATACGAACTATGGATTAGGTGCAGGTGTTTGGACTCGTGATGCCCATGAACTATACATGGTGCCTAGAGCTATCCAAGCAGGACGTGTATGGGTAAATCAATACCATAGTTACCCTGCAGGTGCTCCTTTCGGTGGTTATAAGCAGTCGGGAATCGGCCGTGAAAACCACAAAATGATGTTAGCCTACTATCGTCAAGCTAAGAATATGCTTATCTCCTATAGCAAAGAAAAGCTTGGCTTCTTTTAA
- a CDS encoding DUF779 domain-containing protein, whose product MNVLSGGGCCEGTQPQCFEKGGFYPRMNDAMIGLVEGFEFWVDRDLFEYWKFSHFTLGCIGWIRPRRLFIGNPNGENIQNSLPIIYR is encoded by the coding sequence ATTAATGTTCTATCAGGCGGTGGATGTTGTGAAGGAACGCAACCTCAATGTTTTGAAAAAGGTGGATTTTATCCAAGGATGAACGATGCCATGATTGGTTTGGTAGAGGGATTTGAATTCTGGGTTGACCGAGACTTATTTGAATATTGGAAATTCTCACATTTCACCTTGGGATGTATTGGATGGATTCGGCCCAGGAGGCTTTTCATTGGAAACCCCAATGGGGAAAACATTCAAAATTCATTACCGATTATTTACAGATGA
- a CDS encoding oxidoreductase, which yields MKAKHSLFSELPLKNMTLSNRIVVSPMCQYSAINGFATDWHLVHLGQFAIGRAAVVIQEATAVSAIGRISYGDLGIWSDEHIENLNRLQNS from the coding sequence ATGAAAGCGAAGCATTCCTTATTTTCCGAACTACCACTCAAGAATATGACATTATCCAATAGAATTGTTGTTTCCCCCATGTGTCAATATTCAGCCATTAATGGTTTTGCCACTGACTGGCATTTGGTTCATTTGGGTCAGTTTGCGATTGGTAGAGCGGCAGTTGTGATTCAGGAAGCTACAGCTGTAAGTGCGATTGGAAGAATATCTTATGGAGATTTGGGAATTTGGTCAGATGAGCATATTGAAAACTTAAACAGATTACAGAATTCATAA
- a CDS encoding oxidoreductase: protein MPEERVALINPGSARKQFSPDEEHGWQTIAPSAIPYHDYVIPPTEMTLADIQAVVYEFKLAARRAVSAGYKVIEIHAAHGYLIHQFLSPLVNLRDDHYSGPFENRIHFLLEIVHAVKEELGKEQSLWVRLSATDWAEGGWDLEQTIELVKILKLLGVEVADISSGGAVSYQQIPVEPGYQVPFADEIKNSTEICTGTVGLITSAKQAKDIINRAAADFVLIGREFLRHPHLVYEWAKEMGEDINWPPQYERAKIE from the coding sequence ATGCCGGAAGAAAGGGTAGCACTGATAAACCCTGGATCAGCAAGAAAACAGTTCAGTCCAGATGAAGAACATGGCTGGCAGACTATTGCTCCATCAGCTATTCCTTACCATGACTATGTAATTCCGCCTACAGAGATGACACTTGCGGATATACAGGCGGTTGTTTATGAATTTAAACTAGCTGCCCGCAGAGCTGTTTCAGCAGGTTATAAAGTTATTGAAATCCATGCTGCCCATGGGTATCTCATCCATCAGTTTCTATCACCCCTAGTAAATTTGAGGGATGACCATTATAGCGGACCATTTGAAAACAGAATTCATTTTTTACTTGAGATTGTCCATGCGGTAAAGGAAGAATTGGGTAAGGAACAGTCTCTATGGGTTCGATTGTCTGCTACGGATTGGGCTGAAGGAGGCTGGGATCTGGAACAAACGATAGAATTGGTAAAGATTTTAAAGCTGCTAGGTGTTGAAGTTGCTGATATTTCTTCAGGTGGAGCGGTTTCCTACCAACAGATTCCTGTAGAACCTGGATATCAAGTTCCATTTGCCGATGAAATCAAAAACTCTACTGAGATCTGTACCGGAACTGTAGGTTTGATTACTTCTGCAAAACAGGCCAAAGATATCATTAATCGAGCTGCTGCAGACTTTGTTCTGATTGGCAGGGAGTTCTTGCGTCATCCACATTTAGTATATGAATGGGCAAAGGAAATGGGAGAAGATATCAATTGGCCCCCTCAATATGAAAGGGCCAAAATCGAATAA
- a CDS encoding acyl-CoA thioesterase translates to MTVQERIDQSETRITMTVFPSLTNHHDTLFGGKAMAIMDEVSFMCATRFCRKSLVTVSTDKIDFHKAIPSGSIVEAIARVESVGRTSLKVYVEIYLESMYEDGRELAIQGRFTFVALDDNKKPVPVLQGLDVQ, encoded by the coding sequence ATGACTGTTCAAGAACGTATCGACCAAAGTGAAACACGTATTACAATGACTGTGTTTCCTTCCCTTACCAATCACCACGACACTTTATTTGGCGGAAAAGCCATGGCGATAATGGATGAGGTTTCCTTTATGTGTGCAACCCGTTTCTGTCGAAAATCATTGGTTACGGTCTCCACCGATAAAATTGACTTCCACAAAGCCATACCTTCTGGAAGTATTGTTGAAGCGATAGCAAGGGTTGAGAGTGTAGGAAGAACCAGCTTAAAAGTATATGTAGAAATATACTTGGAAAGCATGTACGAAGACGGACGCGAATTAGCAATACAAGGAAGATTTACTTTCGTTGCCCTAGATGATAACAAAAAACCTGTGCCTGTATTACAAGGTCTGGACGTTCAATAA
- a CDS encoding MutS-related protein, translating into MPIYELVTYMRIKDSLNESTSTFKAELDRMKFILERVKNIKSSYFLIDEMLRGTNSVDKYLGSKAIIKKLISLDGRGMLATHDLQLSELVNDYPGYLKNYHFDIQVQGSEMLFDYKLKDGACTIFNASMLLKGIGIVVESEKVD; encoded by the coding sequence TTGCCGATTTATGAATTGGTGACCTACATGCGTATTAAGGATTCTTTGAATGAAAGTACCTCAACTTTTAAAGCTGAATTAGATCGTATGAAATTCATCCTCGAGCGAGTGAAAAACATCAAATCAAGCTATTTTCTTATAGATGAGATGTTGAGAGGTACAAACTCGGTCGATAAATATTTAGGTTCAAAGGCAATCATCAAAAAACTGATAAGTTTAGATGGGCGTGGTATGTTGGCGACCCACGACTTGCAGCTTTCAGAATTAGTTAACGACTATCCGGGTTACTTAAAAAATTACCATTTTGATATTCAGGTACAAGGGTCGGAAATGTTATTTGATTATAAATTAAAAGACGGTGCATGTACCATCTTTAATGCTTCAATGCTATTGAAAGGCATCGGTATAGTCGTTGAAAGCGAAAAAGTTGATTAA
- a CDS encoding DUF4886 domain-containing protein, whose amino-acid sequence MKKLSIYLLFLLLPFQLVLAQETSPKDDDIIKVLAIGNSFSEDALENYLYELSTAAGKKNCYRQSIHWWRTIRTAPKECA is encoded by the coding sequence ATGAAGAAATTATCTATTTACCTGTTATTCTTACTATTGCCATTTCAGTTGGTCCTTGCACAGGAAACTTCGCCCAAGGATGACGACATCATAAAAGTATTGGCCATTGGCAATAGCTTCTCCGAAGATGCGCTGGAGAACTACTTATATGAACTTTCTACCGCAGCAGGCAAAAAAAATTGTTATCGGCAATCTATACATTGGTGGCGCACCATTAGAACTGCACCTAAAGAATGCGCATAA
- a CDS encoding DUF4886 domain-containing protein — protein sequence MNFLPQQAKKIVIGNLYIGGAPLELHLKNAHNNLKAYSYRKINLDGVKKTTEQVSIEDALADDNWDYVSLQQASPLSGKYNVIMQSLGDLWTYVFAHVHPDTRLVYHQTWAYQQDSKHEGFTNYDNSQKNMYDSIMSVTSRLEKTGDYAFIVPDGTTIQNARTSSLGDTFTRDGYHLNLDYGRFAAALTWYAKLFDLDPTKTDYRPDKVTEKQAKIVKEAAKKAVRKPYKVSKVR from the coding sequence ATGAACTTTCTACCGCAGCAGGCAAAAAAAATTGTTATCGGCAATCTATACATTGGTGGCGCACCATTAGAACTGCACCTAAAGAATGCGCATAACAACTTAAAAGCATACAGCTATAGGAAAATTAACCTTGATGGCGTCAAAAAAACAACCGAGCAAGTTAGCATCGAAGATGCATTAGCAGATGATAACTGGGATTATGTAAGCTTACAGCAAGCTAGTCCTCTTTCAGGGAAATATAATGTTATCATGCAATCCCTGGGAGACCTGTGGACTTATGTATTTGCTCATGTTCACCCTGATACCAGATTGGTGTACCATCAAACTTGGGCATACCAACAAGACTCGAAACACGAAGGCTTTACAAACTATGACAATAGCCAGAAAAACATGTACGATAGCATCATGAGCGTGACCTCTAGATTGGAAAAAACTGGTGACTATGCTTTTATTGTGCCTGACGGTACCACTATCCAAAATGCAAGAACTAGTTCGTTAGGAGATACTTTTACCAGGGACGGCTACCACTTGAACCTTGACTATGGCCGGTTTGCAGCTGCACTGACTTGGTACGCGAAATTGTTTGACCTTGATCCGACAAAAACGGACTATAGACCTGATAAAGTGACCGAGAAACAGGCGAAAATTGTGAAAGAAGCAGCAAAGAAAGCTGTTAGAAAACCGTATAAGGTGTCGAAAGTACGTTAA
- a CDS encoding DUF6266 family protein: MATAKNGKVQSFTGMVGNLVYCNWKGIPYVRSRPDVRNLKRSRLQVKANSKFKKLQLMLSQILPYIRQGFKNFNKEWTSHNSAMSYNLKHAIIEKDSNFEIDWSSFSISRGIENPIIGYTLIVSKGKMIIDWQLNIDHVEKQNLWKYRCMILAYPENPENQVFGVVNGSLLDELKHSIHFIKPTETAVYHVYIAFLSNDGSSKSTNSIYLGKV; the protein is encoded by the coding sequence ATGGCTACAGCAAAAAATGGAAAGGTACAATCATTTACAGGTATGGTTGGAAATTTAGTTTATTGTAATTGGAAAGGGATTCCGTATGTACGTTCTCGCCCTGATGTTAGAAATCTTAAAAGGTCCCGGCTGCAGGTAAAAGCCAATTCAAAATTCAAGAAACTTCAATTGATGCTATCACAGATTCTACCTTATATCAGACAAGGATTCAAAAACTTTAACAAGGAATGGACCAGTCATAATTCTGCTATGTCTTATAATCTCAAGCACGCCATTATCGAAAAAGACAGTAATTTCGAAATCGACTGGTCAAGTTTTTCTATAAGCAGAGGAATTGAAAATCCCATCATTGGATATACCTTGATCGTTAGTAAAGGTAAGATGATCATCGATTGGCAACTAAATATTGATCATGTTGAAAAACAAAATTTATGGAAATATAGGTGCATGATTTTAGCTTATCCTGAGAATCCAGAAAATCAAGTTTTTGGGGTTGTCAATGGGAGTCTACTCGATGAGCTCAAACATAGTATCCATTTTATTAAACCAACAGAAACTGCTGTCTATCATGTCTATATTGCTTTTTTATCGAACGATGGGAGTTCCAAAAGCACTAATAGCATTTATTTGGGCAAGGTTTAG